The Quercus lobata isolate SW786 chromosome 9, ValleyOak3.0 Primary Assembly, whole genome shotgun sequence region TTAGCCCGTTGCAACAACCCCATAAAGTCGATTCAAATAACTCATTGTCCACCCATTCTCTCCAACCCAAGACGGTACCGAACCCGAACTCGAAATGGATGGGCACAGGGAGCGAAGTACCCTGGCGAATGACTAGATTGGGGATCGAAGAGGCCAACGGAGTCCAGGAAATGTCCGTGTTTCGCTAGCAAAGAGAGAGCCACACACGGCTTGGCGGTGGTGGCGCATAATCGCCGGGAATCTTTGGGAAATATGGATGAACATTGTACCAGGGATCAATGAGTGGAGCGCACTTACTATCTAGATCACGCTTCATTTCTTCCTCGTCGGAGTGGTCCGACTCGGTGTACACCATCTCCTCATCTACACCACGTGCGGCGGGAGGATCGGAGataacttcttttcttttatggtGGGAAGAGCTTTGGCTTTTCACCAGTGTCATTGTGCAGGAATTTGATCGAAGAAGATGAATGGGGTGTTTGAGGAAGAGGaaacagagaagaaagagaaaacggAAAGAGAGTTCTAGAAAGAAGGAAGgggtttgtgtttggattacaAAGGGACTCCTTAAATACCCAAGTCATTAATGCCGACACGAAAGGAGGCAATGAGTTAGCCATCAGAAAGAGGTTGAAATTAATGAAATGACGGTTGTGTTTCAAAATAACTGCTAAGTTGGGAAATCCGAAGAGACAacactgtatatatatatatatatatatatatatatatatatatatatatatatgtatgtgtaagGTAGGGACCACTATTCAAAAAGCCCGcgaaagaaaagaagatggaAAGACAGAAAGGGTAGAGAAGTTTTTATTCACATATGAATTGTAAGAACACTTCATATGTtcagggggctaaatgttgatgGCCATTTTGGAAGCCCAAGTGGAAGGGAGAAGCCCAGCAACATGGACAAAAAAGAGTTGACAAATGGATAGAAAACTCATTAAGCCTAAGCAGCAGGattaatggatcacaggcccatgagataaacaaatgggccttgaagaagtaaatgggcttaaaggagcctggaaagagagaaaaagcaatccatgggcagtatatgatgtggaaaagtgagaatgggccacGGTTGACTCAAAgtaatgaaaacaaagaaagtaaagggTCGATGGCAAGCCCATGGACCCCAAGGATGGGGAATAATGTAATGGGACGGGGAAGCCCAAAGAATTCAATAAAAGCCCATGGTAAtgcaaagttaaaaaaagagcTAAGGAAACCCAAGGGAAGCAAACCGGCCCGAGACACCCAAGGaaaaacaaatgggacacagGAGCCCACCAGTGAGGTAACAAAAGAACCAATGGCCTTGCTGGGCCATTAGGGGAAGAATGAACGGCAAGCCCAAAGAGGCCCAGTCAGATTGAGGCAAAACAATTTCGCAGCAGGAATGATAGAGTGGTATGGCAGGAGATGGTAGCAGGAAAATGGGTGGGTTGAAGAAAAAGCAAAGCCCACCATCAAGCAAGGCCCAGCCTTGTATAGGGCAAGCCATAGAGGAAAGGGAAACCAGAAAATGATCAAGAACGGACGGCAGACTGTGCAAGCCAACCACGACAGACGCATAAGTAGCAGAcagattttggacatacatggaagagaggcacgcgcaaggcccagaccTCACCAGCCTGTACCTAGCCAGTACAAGACACAGTGAGGTCATAGGTTAGAGGTAAGAGGGCATAGTTTGGcagtggggagaggggaaaacctattTTGAGGTTCCTGCTAAGGCTCTTTTAGGGGAAGTGTCCTGCTGAGATGACATACCACCTAAAGGGACaaagctgagttggaaccactaggtgcatgccatgagggatagggagtgAGAAGGCACCCATACCATAGtaggaaagggtgccacggcagacaaacaaacaaaataactttCTTTTATCTGGCGATGGGGAGTGGCACACAAACGGACCAGTGGTGGTCGTTAGATACACCCAGACCGGACAAAggtggttaagggctaaaacagtaaaatccggTCACGACAGACACTATAAAGAGGCTCTTGCCGTGTACAGGAACAACCACAACAAGCACCACAATATTGGAAACTTGAAAACCAGAAAATAGGAAACAAGgactaagaaagaaaaaagataagaaaaggggaatattagaaagaaaggaaagaaaaagatagagagttagaacggcaggcatgcaccaataggttgattccctctctccctcttaaAATCTTGCTCTTTGCTAGAAATAAATGGTGTTCTTGTGTACCAACCATTTAGGTCCGcttccctcaaagtgattaatttccacgACAGGATCTCCCTGggagattattcactttgagaagaggTGTTCTTCCCTCTCTAGTTTTAGTCCTGTGGATCAGACTTGATCTAATTTATTTCCTCTCTCAATCAACTCATATACTACCCACTTGTTCCccttaattttcttataaaataattgttgttaaacTGTGATTAGCTTTTTCTTAAGTAGGGATTATCTGTTTACCTTGATAAAGATCtcaaagtattttattttattgttattatcataTCTGCCTGCCGCAACCCATTTGAAATAGTTTTGGTCGCTGTAAGTATACTCTTGGGAGACGAGgcatagtttgcgcacaagtCGGACCAAAGTGAGTTGCAGTTAGACCGGTCTCAACTCCCATACTTAGAATACTCGGGCTTAATACCGTAGGAGACAGCCCAGCCCACTTTAAccaaaaaaggcccactacatCCTGTTACTATGGTATTGAAGAAGCTTTGCCTATCTAATTCCAAGGGTTAGTTTAATGGTTTCAAAAATCTCATTAGATCTTAAGTTTGGAAATACTCATAACCGGCATTTTAGAAACCTTTCCCAAGGAGTTCTTCCATGTACTTACTTGATCACGGGCAAAGGAGGGCGGCATGGCCCTTGGCTTCTAAAAATTTCCCTTCCCcttacaatttttataaaattatatatatatatatatatatatatatatatatatatatatatatggctctCTTGAAAAGGAATTCTGGCTCCCATCACGTGCCTAGAAAAATTAGTCAAGTGTTCAAAGAGTTATGGACCCTGATGttaggggaaaaaagaaagaggaaaaatgcTTGacctaaatattaattaattctaTCTATAGAATGGATCTTGTATGCATTTGATTTCTATTTATCTCAATCCTCAATTCAAGAATGTGATATTGAGGAGCCCAACATCCACACCATTGGacaagtatgtatatatgtaacATATGTTATAGTATAGATGTTCAGAAGCCATTTATTTCGCATGAGGATCATTTCCACTCGAAATTGATCTATTTTTTATGGTAGATAAGAGATATTCAAAAGTCATTTATTTCTTATGAAAATTATTTCCTTTTGAAATTGATCTATTTTTCTGATTCATATTAACTTTTACAAATCTTAAAACGAATCTAGTACCATTTCATATaagattttaataataaaacacTCTATTCGGGCAaagttagaaaataaaattttacccATGAAAAAACCTTGATGCAATTCTTATTAGAGAACGTTTTGTCCCTTAAAGCATTAGCATCACAATGCAAAGGCACCAATTTTGTCAATAATATATAATGAGGTCATAACATAGAATGATACTTGGGACACACTATTTCTTACTCCCAAATTCATATACTACTTTTGTGTCAAATCATGATTTGTGTACATGTTGACACAACATACTCAATTACCTATGATGGACTCACATAAAGTGCTGAAATTTAGTGTCTGTCTgacaaagattatttttatcaatttattttactatttagcttatttttgctactattcataatCTCATTGAaattttagtactattcataaataccattgtactatttcagctaatttttactttcatctataatacttttagtaaaaaaaatttcaattttaacaaaataagtagtTTTGAAACGGGCCTCAATAACTAACACATAAGTATGGTGTTGATTTAAGCATAAGATCTGTGTCCTAGGCTGCTACTTTATTTAATGTAATTTTCTAAAATGcagggttaaaaaaaaaggttcaatgATGGGTATCCTAGAGGCCCAAAGAGAAAGGAGATCTTGCAGAAAGGTGATGAAATAACTTTGCCACGCGTCAGGGTAAGACTGATAATCTTTTAGCATAGAGAATCCAGATTGTGCACGGTTTTGATGCCACGTCCACACATAGCCATTAACCAAACTCCAAGCACCTGAGGACCTCAACCAAGTTTCGGTTTTGCCACAAGCAGTTGCTGGTGTTAAATTTTCCTGAGACAAAAAAAGCACACCAAGTTTCTATCTTTAGCTGGAAAAATTTGGGCTCTTTGAATCAGAATACACTTGTCTTTTTACCTTTGagttttgaagaagaagaacatggGAACAACCTTATTTACCAGCTGCAGCTTTTCTTGGAGATACCACCAGCAGATAATTCCTTCTAGACATATGCTTACTCAGTGTTCACTGGAAAATGGGATTTCTACAGCAAAAGTTATTCCTGATTCAGGAGAGAGTAAAGTGGTTGATGGAGGAATTGAGAAATGGTCTGGGTTGATGAAGAGAAGATCAGTTTTGGTTTCTGGGGTATCTTTAATCTCTTCAACATGTTTGGGTTCTCCAAGAGAAGGTTTGGCTGTGGTTAAACAAGGCCTTCTAGCTGGGAGGATACCTGGTCTGTCTGAACCAGATGAACAAGGTTGGTTTTCATATTGTTCTGTTCACTTCCATTCTAATTGccctgttttctttttttaattgcctAATCTAAatgataataattataaatgatATCAACATGCAATTGAGGAAAACTTCTATGGAGAAGACATAATTGCTCCTTAGTTATGTCTTATAGTCATGaagcaaaaaaatatttctttttgcCTTTCTCAGCTTGGAAGAGAACtgtaatattattaaaaatcatatcCCTTTTTGCTTGGGAGTATCTTGACATTTTCAGTGATTAAGTTCATATATAGTagcctctttttcttttttcttttttttaacaaaaattatctAGAACTATTTCTTTCCAATTTAGTTTTTATGATGTAAACCAAATTACAAAAAAAGCAGGAAATGATCCCTTTAACATTCTCCATCAATATCTGTAAGCCGGAGTTACTATCTGCTACATATACTTATCAGGCAACAAAAGaggggtggggtggggggggtgGTGATGAAGGGATAGAACTGATGGGACTAAAAGATCAATCAACATTAATAAATGGCATCTCAAAGTTCTATCTAGTCTTGGACcatgcaaaaaattttacttaCCTCATAGATTTTGAACTACTTTCTGTGGTTTCCATATGGAGCCAAAAATTGTGTATAGAATGCCTCTATAATTTCATATGCTTGAAACTTCAGGAACCTTTCAAACTACTTGCCattgtctttatttatttatttttgttctttttataaGTATGGCCAAGTTAACTAGGAAAACATATGCTCAGACAGGTTGGAGGACATACCGCAGGCCAGATGAGAAGTCTGGAGGACATGGTGTTGGATGGAGTCCTATAATCCCCTACGTCTTTTCTGTCCCTCAGGATTGGGAAGAGGTGATAATGTACAACTGAAACCTGAGTTTTAACTCGTTGGACTTGCATTTGAACTGCATATTCAAGTCGTTACATTTCAAagaaattttcccttttttttttcatagaaacaaaatgaaatatcTAATTCCATGTCTCTTTTGGAGTCCTATCATCCTATTTACCATCTCTCAGGATTGGGAACAGGTGATAATGTACAACTGAAACCTGAGTTTTAACTTTGGACTTACGTTTGAACTGCATATTCAAGTCATTACATTTCAAAGAAATTTCCTTCTGTTTTCATAGAAGCAAAATGAAATATCTAATTCCATGTCTCTTTTAACTTGGATATTCtctatctcacttttttttgttgatcttatCTTAGTTctctatatttttcattatgtCTGTATACAGGTTCCAGTATCAATAGCAGATCTAGGTGGGACAGAAATTGATTTGAGATTTGGTAGCTCTAAGGAAGGAAAACTATTTGTAATTGTTGCTCCTGTTCTCAGATTTAGTGATGGTGAGGTTCCCTAAATTTAAGCATTCTTCATTTGAAAGAATTCCCTCGGATGCCTTTTTGCTATAAGAAATCTGATTAGTTGTGCGTCAAATCTTcatatgaacttttttttttttttaataagaatgg contains the following coding sequences:
- the LOC115962185 gene encoding psbP domain-containing protein 4, chloroplastic — protein: MGTTLFTSCSFSWRYHQQIIPSRHMLTQCSLENGISTAKVIPDSGESKVVDGGIEKWSGLMKRRSVLVSGVSLISSTCLGSPREGLAVVKQGLLAGRIPGLSEPDEQGWRTYRRPDEKSGGHGVGWSPIIPYVFSVPQDWEEVPVSIADLGGTEIDLRFGSSKEGKLFVIVAPVLRFSDGLGDNAKIELIGPPDKVINAFGPEVIGENVEGKVISMNVAEHSGRTYYQYELEPPHALITATAAGNRLYLFNVTASGLQWKRHYNDLKRISDSFRVV